The Persephonella hydrogeniphila genome has a window encoding:
- a CDS encoding GatB/YqeY domain-containing protein → MAELLKKLQEDMKTAMKSGDKDRLSVIRMLISEIKKVQIDKKKELSDEEIIDVLQRYAKQRKESIKQYREAGREDLAQKEEFELKVVQEFLPQPLSEEEIEKIVDETIAQLGASSMKDMGKVMKAVMEKVKGRADGSTVSGIVKKKLS, encoded by the coding sequence ATGGCAGAGCTTCTTAAGAAGCTTCAAGAAGATATGAAAACCGCAATGAAGAGCGGTGATAAAGATAGATTGTCTGTGATCCGTATGCTTATATCTGAGATAAAAAAAGTTCAGATAGATAAGAAGAAAGAGCTTTCAGATGAAGAGATAATCGATGTTCTCCAGAGATATGCGAAACAGAGAAAAGAGTCTATAAAGCAGTACAGAGAGGCAGGAAGGGAGGATCTTGCACAAAAAGAGGAGTTTGAGCTAAAAGTTGTTCAGGAGTTCCTCCCCCAACCTTTATCTGAAGAAGAGATCGAAAAAATAGTGGACGAGACAATTGCACAGCTTGGTGCTTCCTCTATGAAAGATATGGGTAAAGTGATGAAAGCTGTAATGGAAAAAGTGAAAGGAAGAGCAGATGGAAGCACCGTAAGCGGTATAGTAAAGAAAAAACTGTCTTAG